ACACCTTCTAATGAATTAGTGACTCGAACTTTACCTCTGTTCCAGCTCTTTCATTGTTGTTTCcatctccttcatcttctcctCCAGGCTCACAGCTGCCTCATCTTTCTTTTGCATCATGCTGTTGGCATCCttcagagggagggagggagagagagagagagagacagagggagagagtcagagacagacagacagagagatggagagagacagagagagagagagagagaaagagagagagacagagagagagagtcagagacagacagacagagagatggaggagacagagacagagagagagagacagacagacagagagagagagagagtcagagacagagagaaagagacagagagagagagagagagagagagagagagagagacagacagacagagagagagacagcgagagagagagtcagagacagagagagagagagagagagagagtcagagacagagagaaagaacaacacCTGTCAAGGGTGAGACAATGTAATGCTTGAAATAAGTAGAAATATCTGAAAATAGAGATTAAAAACTATCGAATACACAGAAATAGTAATTAAATTTGATTATAGTCAACAtaattgtttagttttgttcatttctcaATCATTTTGTTTCAGGACACAAgtcacagaataaaaaaactacttttttttattacttcgGGACAAAATTATATTGCATAAGAATTACATTTCAGggtggttaataaaaaaaaacacaaacatttttatatatattttttgacttTAGTGTACTTAGAAACAtgttctgtgcttttttttttttaaaccccagAGAACCTGAGACTGAGTTTTTGGATGTAAACCcagaacacacacctgtgcttTGTTGAACATCTGCAGGTTGAGAGATTTGACCTGGTCCAGTTGTTGCCGCAGAGCCGCCAGCGTGTCGTGTTTCTCGTGAATGTCCTTCTCTAACAGCTTCATGGCGACTTCCATCTCCTGCTTCAGACCCACCTGCAGCTCCAGCTCCTTCTGCAGCTCCTGAACGACCAACAGCTGAATCAGGACAACTTGCTCAATGCCTTTTAATAAAAGGTGACCAGTGTATATCTGTacgatattaaaataaataaataaataaacgttatGACTCGGTGTCTGACCTGCCGGATGCGCTTCTCCTCCTTGTACTGCTTCCACACCACATTGTACATTTCATCCAGACCTTGTCTGGTCTGCTTGTAGGTCTCCAGCTCCACCTGGCTGTCCTGCAGCGTCACCTGGAGGAATAGGATGAGGACGCAGCAATGTgatacccacaatgcactgctgggATCATTGCTCTTATCTGTGACTTAATCTtacctcttcttttctctggcTGTTCTGGAGGATGGCGGTGTTCTCCTGCCGGAGCTGCTCCTGCTCCTCCCTCAGGGAATTGATACGGTCTGTAGCTGCAGAgagctacacaacacacacacacacagagacacacacacagagacacacatacacacacacatacacacacacatacatacagagacacatcaTCCTTTCTGCTaatttgaaaaaacaaacaaacactgtctTAGTGCATTACGATTTTTACAGACAGGAGCTCTGACCTCCTCAATGAGTTTAGAGTTGGTCTTCTCCAGGGAGTCCATCTTGGATTGAAGGTCCGTCACTGTGCCGCTCAGGTGGCGGTTTAGTTCTTCTATGTAGTGCTTCTGGTCCAGAATCGCGGTCATTTTAGTGTCACTGACGAGCAAAACAGCAGTAAAACAGATTAGGATCCAAGCACCGTCTTTGTCTTCGTCTCCATGTGGAAATCTTCAGCAGCCAGAAGAATGCTTTATATAATGTGTACGAAATACAGAAGTGATAGCAGgaagtcccacacacacacacacggacccacacacacacacacacacacggacacggacccacacacacacacacacacggacccacacacacacacacacagacccacacacacacacacacacacacggacccacacacacacacacacggacccacacacacggacccacacacacggacccacacacacacggacccacacacacatggacccacacacacacggacacacacacacacacacacacggaccaacacacacacacggacccacacacacacacacacacacggacccacacacacggacccacacacacacacggacccccacacacacacacggacccacacacacacacacggacccacacacacacacacggacccacacacacacacacggacccacacacacacggacccacacacacacacacggacccacacacacacacggacccacacacacacggacccacacacacacggacccacacacacacacggacccacacacacacacggacccacacacacacacacacacacggacccacacacacacacacacggacccacacacacacacacacacggacccacacacacacacggacccacacacacacacggacccacacacacacggacccacacacacacggacccacacacacacggacccacacacacacggacccacacacacacacggacccacacacacacacggacccacacacacacacggacccggacccacacacacacacggacccggacccacacacacacacggacccgGACCCACACGCGGACccacacgcggacacacacgCGGACCCACACGCGGACccacacgcggacacacacacgcggacacacacacgcggacacacacacgcggacacacacacgcggacacacacacgcggacacacacacacacacgcggacacacacacacacacgcggacacacacacacacacgcggacacacacacacacacacgcggacacacacacacacacacgcggacacacacacacacacacgcggacacacacacacacacacgcggacacacacacacacgcggacacacacacacacgcggacacacacacacacgcggacacacacacacacggggacacacacacacacggggacacacacacacacggggacacacacacacacggggacacacacacacacggggacacacacacacacggggacacacacacacacggggacacacacacacacggggacacacacacacacgcggacacacacacacgcggacacacacacacgcggacacacacacacgcggacacacacacacacgcggacacacacacacacgcggacacacacacacacgcggacacacacacacacacgcggacacacacacacacgcggacacacacacacacgcggacacacacacacacgcggacacacacacacacgcggacacacacacacggacacggacacacggacacggacacacacacacgcggacacacacacacacgcggacacacacgCGGACccacacgcggacacacacgCGGACCCACACGCGGACccacacgcggacacacacacgcggacacacacacacacacacgcggacacacacacacacacacgcggacacacacacacacacacacgcggacacacacacacacgcggacacacacacacacgcggacacacacacacacgcggacacacacacacacgcggacacacacacacacgcggacacacacacacacgcggacacacacacacacgcggacacggacacacggacacggacacacggacacacacgcggacacacacgcgcggacacacacacacgcgcggacacacacacacgcgcggacacacacacacgcgcggacacacacacacgcgcggacacacacacacgcgcggacacacacacacgcgcggacacacacacacgcgcggacacacacacacgcgcggacacacacacacgcgcggacacacacacgcgcggacacacacacgcgcggacacacacacgcgcggacacacacacacgcgcggacacacacacacgcgcggacacacacacacgcgcggacacacacacacacacgcggacacacacacacgcggacacacacacacgcggacacacacacggacacggacacacacacggacacggacacacacacggacacggacacacacacggacacacacggacacggacacacggacacggacacggacacacgacacggacacacggacacggacacacacacacggacacacacacacggacacacacacacggacacacacacacggacacacacacacggacacacacacggacacacggacggacacacacacacggacacggacacggacacacacacccggacacacggacacggacacggacacacacacggacacggacacacacacacacggacacacacacacacggacacacacacacacggacacacacacacggacacacacacacacggacacacacacacacggacacacacacacacggacacacacacacggacacacacacacggacacacaccaGGCAAATCTGGACGTACGTTTAACCTTAATAATATACTGAAATTAGTCATATTTAAAAGATGCAAATAAATTACTAAGAGCAAACAGATTTAAGGAGGCGACAACTCACTCTTGCGGGTTCTCGGTTGCCTGAGGGTCCTTTAGGTACAGCGAGAAATCAATAACACCCACCTGCAGCATCCAGATAACACACAACCAATCAAACTCCTGTATGGAAAATAGCTCCAGAAAcagagaccgtgtgtgtgtgcgcgtgtgtgtttgtgagtgtgtgcatcaCCTGAGAATCCAGGTCTTCCCCTTTCACACACAGGTTGGCATCGATGACGTTCAGCCCCACCAGCATCCCGGCGATAACGGCGCCTTCTTCCTCCATTACCACAGCTCCTGGCTCATAAAACTCCCTGTTACATAACAGCACAGAGATCTTTACACATCTCACACAAATATCATTCATTTATCACTTCATCTGATTGTTCAGAAGACTTTGATGCATTTTCTATGACAGCAGATCATAAGTACTGGCACCCTGctatgtatgtaaataaataccccccatccccccccccccctttttttctttaacaagggtgccaataattctaaaGCTGTCTgtacatttaattattacacATGTCAAATAATACATGCagcatcatttaaaataaatacatttttataaaagatttttttagactgaaatttcatttatttatctcttcAGTGTGAATAACACAGAGCTGtggcagaaagacagataaacagtacaaacagtCCAGACTGTTTGTGATAAGCAGCTCACCCCAGAAGGTCTTTCTTGTTTATAAGAACCTTCATGTAATCCGCCACTTTCTTCTGCATAAGCGCCAAATGCAGCCAGGCTCTCGCTCGGCCCAGCCCCGTCCTGTGAAAGAGAAACGCACGGGGTATAAAgtctcaataaataaatacccagTGGTTCCTGACATGTTGTATACGTCACTTTGTGTGTCCTTATGATATACATATCCTTATAAACTACACTAACTAGAGTGAGAAATGTTTACctttaaaatcatttcattaagTTTACAAAAGGAATTTCCCCAAATGTTGATTATTGTTGGATATATACCCTCACGTGATTCCTTGACATTCCCTCACGTGATTCCTTGACATTCCCTCACGTGATTCCTTGACATTCCCTCACGTGATTCCTTGACATTCCCTCACGTGATTCCTTGACATTCCCTCACGTGATTCCTTGACATTCCCTCACGTGATTCCTTGACATTCCCTCACGTGATTCCTTGACATTCCCTCACGTGATTCCTTGACATTCCCTCACGTGATTCCTTGACATTCCCTCACGTGATTCCTTGACATTCCCTCACGTGATTCCTTGACATTCCCTCACTTGATTCCTTGACATTCCCTCACTTGATTCCTTGACATTCCCTCACTTGATTCCTTGACATTCCCTCACTTGATTCCTTGACATTCCCTCACTTGATTCCTTGACATTCCCTCACTTGATTCCTTGACATTCCCTCACTTGATTCCTTGACATTCCCTCACTTGATTCCTTGACATTCCCTCACTTGATTCCTTGATATTCCCTCACTTGATTCCTTGACATTCCCTCACGTGATTCCTTGACATTCCCTCACTTGATTCCTTGACATTCCCTCACTTGATTCCTTGACATTCCCTCACTTGATTCCTTGACATACCCTCACTTGATTCCTTGACATACCCTCACTTGATTCCTTGACATACCCTCACTTGATTCCTTGACATACACTCACTTGATTCCTGGCATGTCTCGGACGCTCGTGGCGAGGTCGGCCGACTCGGGGCACAGCTTCTCCACCAGCTCCAGAGGAGCCCAGATGGATTTATTCTGCCCAATGAACGACTTCTTCACTGCAGCACGTTCATAGTAAAGGACAAAAAGTGTATGAATTCACACAGAAATTATACAAATGATCcttgtattgtttttaaaacagaattttacCTTTCAGTCCGTGTTTAAGGCAGTGTTCCAGCACGACGAAGAACTGCTGCAGAGGAGGAAACTCCGAGTCGAGCGTCCGGCCCAGGCTGAGCGACGACTGGATCAGAACTTTTATACTGAGCTTCATCATGGATAACAGATTGGACCTCTCCACCAACATTGGATCTTTCATGGCTGCAAACACAACTTGCTGGTCAACACCACTCACGGATACTGAACTACgatgtgtataataataataataataataataataataataataataataataacaacaatatttgTATATGTTCACTATTATAGGCAAAAGTACATGGACCATCACACTGTCCTTGTTGAACATCTCGTTCTAGATTTATTCCCATTTCCTGTTAAAAtgagctctctctcttctctcaccaCTAGATGCTGGAGTGTGACTGTGAGGATGTGTGTTCATTTCATtgtgtcagagtcagagtcattGTACAGGACACTTGAGTCCTTCCACTACAAACTTAACCTCCACAgtatgtcttcatggagctctgtgctttgttccAGTGAAAAATTATAATGCAGGTTTGCTATAcagcagtgagtcagtgtgatggtgtgtgtgtgtatcagtgtgatggtgtgaatcagtgtgtcagtgacatgctgacacactgatacacacaccatcatacttatatgtgttatatgtgtatatataatgatatatataaaaGTCCCACCCTGTTTAGTGGAGTCAGACGTGTATATAGTGATATATGTGTagttatatgtgtatatataatgatatatataaaaGTCCCACCCTGTTTAGTGGAGTCAGAGGTGTATATAGTGATATATGTGTagttatatgtgtatatataatgatatatataaaaGTCCCACCCTGTTTAGTGGAGTCAGGCGTGTCCGGATTAGGAGCCTCACACCCGGATAAGGACCTCCGCAAGCCGCCGCTGCTGATGCTTTCAGACGCTTTTCGGGCAAACGACATAATCGGCGCCGACCACAAACTCTCGAAAGTTTTATCCTTCCGTTCTGTATCCGACTCTCCTGTCAGACTGTCCTGTTCCCCCGCCGTCCTTCCTGTTTTATCGTCTTTAACAGCATTGTTTTGAACTCCGTCCGCCATTTTCACTGAGTCTAATCACATGATACCAGGCAAGATAAATCGAGTGGCGTCAGACTCAAGTAATCGCTCAAACATCACATGATGCCACTGGATTATTATGTCTTATGGCAGAACAGTGTCAACtattacacattttaatcaTTGTTTTTAATATCTTATATAGATCACATGTGACGTGTACACGTCCTCATGTACAGTAAACTATTATTAATAGGAACTGTATTGTTTtagaataattaatattataaccctgtatatatgtgtaataaTGCTGTTATAGAACATTAATAAACACCTGATGTATCTGTAATTAGCATCAGTTTGTGACAAAGCTTTTTCTGTGTCAATCTTTTGCTTGAATTTGTGTGAAATTAGACTTCATGTTCTACTGTAATGATAAACATGGTGACTATATGGGcctttatattacattactcttgtttcattaacattttcatGAGTGTCCAAACACATCAGCCTTCAATACAGATACCAACAGTTCTGGATTGAACCAGTTTTATTCTTTGTCATCCtgatcatcctcatcctctgtAATaaactttcaattcaattcaattcaattcaattcaaattgatttctatagtgctttttacTTCAGTTGACATTGTCtaagagcagctttacagaacataaacatagaacaaaaggttattataaagaataatacaaagattaatagaatacaaacttcaagattaatattagatatatttaaatgtgtttgtatttatctctaatgaacaagcctgaggtgactgaggtgactgtggggaggaaaaagtcccttagatggaagaggaagaaaccttgagaggaaccagactcaaaatgaacctcatcctcatttgggtgacactggtgggtgtgattataaatatctatctatctacctatctatctatctatctatctatctatctatctatctatctatctatctatctatctatctatctgtctgtctgtttgtctgtctgtttgctgtctatctatctttctctctatctatctatctatctatctatctatctatctatctatctatctatctatctatctatctgtctgtctgtctgtatatatatatttaatatctattacattttatataccattaattaattaattaacttatttatttatatactagttgtaataatttataatgcaTTCAAAGTAAAGACCTTTTATTGGTATATTCAGTATGTAATGCAATTTGTATTGATGGCTCATCTGTGCATAATTCTCTCTGTATGAGAAAGGCTGGATTCAGGgaacatccacagaagatcgaCTGAGGCTGAGGTTTGACATCCTCTTCACCTGAACCTATTACCACAAAAGGCAAACATTTTTAGTACCATGCAACACAAAGTTTAGTACACTATCTGTTATGAGTTATGGGACACAGCCTTAAGACCACAGGCCTCTAATTTAGCACCTGGTTAGGATGTTGTCGCTGTCCATGGTGTTGAAACTCAAGTGAAGAAATCCTATCACATAACAAATGCAGCTAAGCTATTACAGCCTGTAATTCTAGcaatttatgattttttatcTCAAACATGTCAAGCAACTGGAAGTAAACATCATACAAGTTTACATACGTGATGGAGAGATAATGAGGAactctgtaaaaataaaagtcttattctatttataaaactgagcagtTTAGTGTCTCGCTCAAGGGTCACAGTTGTGTTCACACAATCGGTTCTGTCAGTTTAACTCACAATGATCAATGTTACTGTAACTGCTGAGGTATCATTTatagtaaattaataaatactgaTTAAATAAACACTGCTATCGCCCTATAGGTGGCAGTAAATTCTCACCCATCAAGCTCGATTAGTAAAATTTAGAAAGAAATAAGTTACATTAAACAATTAAGGAAATTATGTTGTATTTATAGTAATTGTTGTACTGGCAATTATTcactgttatatattatatattttgacaAAAACAGACGTCATGCTAAGACTGACTTTACTGACTTTACTGCCTATTATTTGATCATTGtagacaaatactgtatatctgaagATGTTCAGTTTTATCATACACTTTAATACAATCACAGTTCTGctgaacacaacactgacaaTCCCACATGACTACAGGAATATCTAGGGACAAATCTGTGTGGACTCTAATCCAAAGTGACTTATTTGGCATTTctttacactaaaaaaaaagttgaattgTTTAGTGAGcagttaaaacacacaacagtgagATGTTAGTGTAGACAAACGTGAGTGTACGAGTAAACCACATTTTCCATTTGATCATAACATCTATAACATACATCTTTGTACAACAACACAACTCAAATATGGAACAATGTGGTGTAGATGAAGGCAGATCAGGCAGTTAGGCAGTCACAtgacttttcttttaaatacaacCAATCACGTCATCAATGAATACAACCAATCACATGTCAACAGATCAGATTCTGAGCATGCTCAGTACAGACCGCCTGTagtatgaatataaaatcaaaCCGTGCTTCAAGTGCATTCACATTCTGTTAATAAATGAGATACAAACACTGTAGAATtgataagaaatgaacaatgaGCAGTTTCTGGATTTTACTTTTCATCTTCAGCACCATGTGTAAGTAATATGAGCAAATTATCTCCATCTAGTTTGATGTATTTTGAAAACAAGTTtattacaataaaagaaaatgaagctgTATGTGGAAagaatttcaatatttttttctttaatcatgtgtttaatattgatttttaaaataaatgtatcccttaattaatttatttgtttttctagaTACGGTCCATCCCAGTACACACTGGGTTACTGCACAATCTCCAACAAAGTCACAAGTTTATCAGCCTAATAAAGAGCTTAATGTAAAAATTGGAGACTCGGCGACTCTACGGTGTTGTagttcaaaaaaacaaacaatagtCTGGTATAAGCAACCAAACAGAGAAAAACCTCAGATTATAGTCACTGTGTATAAAGATAGTAAAGAAACTTTTCACACTGGATTCCAAAAGTCTTGTTTTCAAATAGAAAGATCTTCAAACTGCATCAATATGACTATTTTAAACACCACTCAGTCTGACGAAGCCATGTACTACTGTGCGGTGTGGACACCTTACCTTGTGTTTGGAGATGGAacttatttacaaattaaaggtAGGATTCTGAGTTGATTCTGAATGTTTAAGCTCCTGGTTTAATGTAGTGATGGAAGATGGAACCTGGAAGATAAATAATAGTGAAGTAGTGAAATGTTAACTGTGTTTTCTTCAACAACACTGAGTTACAGACTTTTACTAAGTGAATCCTGATCAATGTTTATAGGTGATCATGTTACTATTGCATCAGAAACATCTAAAGCAGCTCTGTGTGATAATTCAGTGGTGTGTGAACCAACACCGCATGgaaacaacactaacaccaacacacaacacaacacaggtgagatgtcagtgttttgtactaATCTAAATATAATGTGGTGAAATAACAGAATCAGAAATGATCAGATCTCTACATCGGACAGTGATCGGTTTGGGATCGGCTTTGGGTTTGTGCGCACTTctgattttctgtctcacttATTTCATACTGAGGAGAAGAAAACCTAAAACCTCTAGATGTGAGTTTTTTTGTCAccacataaattaaaaatacagtttagaaatacagtaaagtttaattcttttaaaactaCTAATTAGTGTATTTCTATATTAATAGCTAACACTGCTGTAGAAGATTCTCCAGGAACGATGCaggtaaaaaaatgtttttagtgttattactcatattattattattattattattattattattattattattattattattattattattattattattattattattattattattattattattattattattcaggaaTCTGAAGCTGAATCACTGAATTATGCGGCTTTGCAATTCTCCAAGAGGAAAACcaaagctgaaaaaagaaaacccgTCTCatcagatgagtgtgtgtactctgATGTGAAGAAATCTGTAAGATAACATAAATGTCTCATGGTCAAACACATGGTACTATTACACAAAGATAACCTTTTAGCAAAGAAAGTAAAGAGTAAAATATAATCCTTAATTATCATTACGAGTTAGAAATCTACATTAATGTCAAGTCTTGAAATTTTCACaatgatttctttcaaatttcctGATCTTACATTTCACCAGCAGTAAATCcaagaaaaatttttttttatcattttttatgttgctgtttaattttagtcttttatttcatacagattttgtatatcttttttttttttttacaataaatgtaaagagcaaatacagtaaaaatgtgtatatgctttttttgtaccttagtttaaataatatgttaaataattattattattattattattattattattattattattattattattattattattattatagtaaatgATCCATTActgatgtgtgtttaaaaaagttgTGAGTTGgttttaaatatactgtaattcagcaacagagacagagacattcaGTGAATAGAGATTTTCACACTGCAACATACATCCTTTATTCTGTTATTGAACATAGTTATTGGtcttttttgttgatttctcACTATGAGTGATCCAAATTTTTCTGACCAcctgatttttaaaaacatataattCCAAGGGagattatctaaaaaaaaattataactaAAAATACTCCAGTAAACATCACCGTGATAGACTGCACCATCACCTCATATAACACGTGCACTTAAAAGTATTTGTACATCCTGTTTGTTGCAGCTAAACCATTTTGCCCAAGTACGTGTTAACACTTTGCTGCGCTTATACAGGAAGACTAACGAAGAGCAACAGGTTCATCAGACAAATTCTGACCACAACTGACACCCAGCAACAGCTTTGTCCAGCAAAAACTTTTGTGAAGTGCATTCAGTATCTCCAGTCTCTAATGTTAGCTTTCACTTACTGTATGTCTTAAGAGTCGACTAATTGATTTCAACAAGAAACTGCTCAGTGCCCTGACCTTCATCACTATTTTGGTTAATTTTGCTGCTCTAAACACACAAGATTTATTTCAGTAGTTAATGAGACATGAGGCTTGAACCTGGTTTAATCCTCATGCATATGATTGAGAATTTATTTAACtgcctttatttatatttgtctttaaataatGGCCTATTTCAGCTGCTG
The Tachysurus vachellii isolate PV-2020 chromosome 13, HZAU_Pvac_v1, whole genome shotgun sequence genome window above contains:
- the rufy1 gene encoding RUN and FYVE domain-containing protein 1 isoform X2; amino-acid sequence: MADGVQNNAVKDDKTGRTAGEQDSLTGESDTERKDKTFESLWSAPIMSFARKASESISSGGLRRSLSGCEAPNPDTPDSTKQAMKDPMLVERSNLLSMMKLSIKVLIQSSLSLGRTLDSEFPPLQQFFVVLEHCLKHGLKVKKSFIGQNKSIWAPLELVEKLCPESADLATSVRDMPGIKTGLGRARAWLHLALMQKKVADYMKVLINKKDLLGEFYEPGAVVMEEEGAVIAGMLVGLNVIDANLCVKGEDLDSQVGVIDFSLYLKDPQATENPQDDTKMTAILDQKHYIEELNRHLSGTVTDLQSKMDSLEKTNSKLIEELSAATDRINSLREEQEQLRQENTAILQNSQRKEEVTLQDSQVELETYKQTRQGLDEMYNVVWKQYKEEKRIRQELQKELELQVGLKQEMEVAMKLLEKDIHEKHDTLAALRQQLDQVKSLNLQMFNKAQDANSMMQKKDEAAVSLEEKMKEMETTMKELEQRLQKSESGRKNTEESQKELCSEMKGRVEELQKRLTDLDTLRAKLEAELSREKEQRQSLQRDLQREQDNSTELRTQLQQLQGLQMEMLNLQQEKKQLQQVCEEQEQALQEMGLHLSQSKLKMEDFKEVNKALKGHAWLKDDEATQCKQCRKEFSISRRKHHCRNCGDIYCNSCSGNELALPSYPRPVRVCDVCHSLLLQRSSSGS
- the rufy1 gene encoding RUN and FYVE domain-containing protein 1 isoform X1, encoding MADGVQNNAVKDDKTGRTAGEQDSLTGESDTERKDKTFESLWSAPIMSFARKASESISSGGLRRSLSGCEAPNPDTPDSTKQAMKDPMLVERSNLLSMMKLSIKVLIQSSLSLGRTLDSEFPPLQQFFVVLEHCLKHGLKVKKSFIGQNKSIWAPLELVEKLCPESADLATSVRDMPGIKTGLGRARAWLHLALMQKKVADYMKVLINKKDLLGEFYEPGAVVMEEEGAVIAGMLVGLNVIDANLCVKGEDLDSQVGVIDFSLYLKDPQATENPQDDTKMTAILDQKHYIEELNRHLSGTVTDLQSKMDSLEKTNSKLIEELSAATDRINSLREEQEQLRQENTAILQNSQRKEEVTLQDSQVELETYKQTRQGLDEMYNVVWKQYKEEKRIRQELQKELELQVGLKQEMEVAMKLLEKDIHEKHDTLAALRQQLDQVKSLNLQMFNKAQDANSMMQKKDEAAVSLEEKMKEMETTMKELEQRLQKSESGRKNTEESQKELCSEMKGRVEELQKRLTDLDTLRAKLEAELSREKEQRQSLQRDLQREQDNSTELRTQLQQLQGLQMEMLNLQQEKKQLQQVCEEQEQALQEMGLHLSQSKLKMEDFKEVNKALKGHAWLKDDEATQCKQCRKEFSISRRKVSPRSRLDPFRSSTSDSCLMSSFQHHCRNCGDIYCNSCSGNELALPSYPRPVRVCDVCHSLLLQRSSSGS